The following coding sequences are from one Onychomys torridus chromosome 16, mOncTor1.1, whole genome shotgun sequence window:
- the C16H8orf82 gene encoding UPF0598 protein C8orf82 homolog has translation MWPPCRSLRNLAVALARSQGARACSGDERVSYTQGQSPEPRTREYFYYVDHQGQLFLDDSKMKNFVTCFKDLQFLVTFFSRLRPNQSGRYEASFPFLSLCGRERNFLRCEDRPVVFTHLLATDSESPRLSYCGGGEALAVPFEPARLLPLAANGRLYHPAPARAGGVGLVRSALAFELSACFEYGSGSPMVPSHVHWQGRRIALTMDLAPLLPTAPPPP, from the exons ATGTGGCCTCCTTGCAGGTCACTGCGCAACTTGGCTGTAGCCTTGGCGAGGTCGCAGGGAGCTCGGGCCTGCAGTGGAGACGAACGTGTCTCCTACACACAGGGCCAAAGCCCGGAGCCCAGAACCCGCGAGTATTTCTACTACGTGGATCACCAGGGCCAG CTCTTCCTGGATGACTCCAAAATGAAGAACTTTGTCACCTGCTTCAAAG ACCTGCAGTTCCTGGTCACTTTCTTCTCCCGTCTGAGACCTAACCAGAGCGGGCGCTATGaggcttccttccccttcctctctctctgtggcCGAGAGCGTAACTTCCTGCGCTGTGAAGACCGGCCAGTGGTCTTCACGCACCTGCTGGCCACCGACAGCGAGTCCCCTCGCCTCTCCTACTGCGGCGGCGGCGAGGCCCTGGCCGTGCCCTTTGAGCCGGCTCGCTTGCTACCCCTGGCGGCCAACGGGCGCCTGTACCACCCGGCCCCGGCGCGCGCGGGCGGCGTGGGCCTAGTGCGCTCGGCCCTGGCCTTCGAGCTCAGTGCCTGCTTCGAGTATGGGTCTGGCTCCCCCATGGTCCCCTCTCATGTGCACTGGCAAGGGCGCCGCATCGCCCTAACTATGGATCTGGCCCCGCTGCTGCCCACTGCCCCGCCGCCGCCCTGA